The following are from one region of the Nicotiana tomentosiformis chromosome 7, ASM39032v3, whole genome shotgun sequence genome:
- the LOC104090711 gene encoding uncharacterized protein, giving the protein MAIDMNIKELLVIGDSDLLIHQVLGEWSTKNVKILSYLRCVKELHKKFTKIEFKHIPRIQNEFVDALATLSSMIQHPHKNYIDLIEVEVRDQHAYCFHVDEEPDGKPWYHDIKKFLATQKYPENATNGQKRALRRLANHFFLSGEVLYRRTPNLGLLRCVDTIEATRVLEEIHAGTCGPQMNGFTLAMKILRAGYFWMTMESDSICYVQKCHALNLGGKTGTQCLT; this is encoded by the coding sequence ATGGCAATCGACATGAACATCAaggaacttttggtcataggagattctgATTTGTTGATCCACCAAGTCCTGGGAGAATGGTCaaccaagaatgtcaagatactGTCGTACTTGCGCTGCGTGAAGGAGCTGCACAAAAAGttcacaaagattgagttcaaACACATCCCCAGAATTCAGAACGAGTTCGTAGATGCCCTTGCGACCTTATCATCCATGATTCAGCATCCACACAAGAACTACATCGACCTCATCGAGGTAGAAGTCAGAGATCAACATGCATATTGCTTCCATGTGGATGAAGAACCAGATGGTAAACCTTGGTATCATGACATCAAGAAGTTCCTTGCGACCCAGAAATACCCAGAAaatgctactaatggtcaaaagAGAGCCCTCAGGAGGTTGGCAAATCACTTCTTCCTCAGCGGGGAAGTCTTGTACAGGAGGACCCCAAACTTAGGTTTGCTGAGATGTGTAGACACCATCGAAGCAACCAGAGTGttggaagaaatacatgcaggaaCGTGTGGACCCCAAATGAACGGGTTCACGTTAGCCATGAAGATTTTGagagctggatacttttggatgactatggaaagcgaCAGCATCTGCTATGTGCAAAAGTGTCATGCCCTGAACCTGGGGGGCAAGACTGGCACCCaatgcctcacctaa